In the genome of Bacteroidota bacterium, the window TAAACCATTACTATGAAAGCAAAATTACTCACAGCAATTATTTTCCCCATCGCTGTCCCGGTTCTGACATTCGCTCAATGGAGCGCTCCTCTTGATATTTCACCCAGTGCTGTTTCAGCAGGATTAAATGAGAGCATGGGTTCGTGCATCGGCACAAGCGGAGATACTGTGCATGTGGTGTGGACAGATAAACTCAGCAGCACAAAAGCTGTACTTTATTACATCCGCTCAAGCGATACCGGATTGACATGGAACAATCCAATTGCAATTACCAATCCGGGAGGCAATGCATGGAATCCTGCAATAGCGGTGAATGGTTCAAGCGTGCATGTGGTATGGAGAGAAATAAATCCTGTGGGCGGACACCGCGCATCGTGGTATAAACATTCTTTGGATGGAGGAAATACCTGGGGTCCGAATATTTTTCTCGACTCAACGGCTGACTGGCCGGCAATTTCCGTTTCAGGCAATAAAGTTTATGTAGTGAACGACAGCATGACTGCGGCTTCACCCTATAACACCGAAATATTTTTGCTCCGCTCTCTTGATAATGGAGTAACATGGAGCGCTAAACAGCAACTTACTTTTTCAGTAGGTCGTTCTGAAGATGAAGCGATTCACGCTGAAAGTTCCCATATCCACATGTCGTGGAATGATAACAGAAACGGTTATATGGAACTTTTTTATAAAGAATCGGCTGACTACGGAGTAACATGGGGTCCGGATGTTTCATTGATCCCGGGATATGTATACGGTCCTGCGGTTTATTCTAATGGCGCAAATGTAGATGGAATATGCAGTAAAACTCCTAACAACTTCCATCCGCAAATACATTTAATACAGTCATCCGACACGGGCGTAACCTGGGGAGCAGATATAAATTTAACCAATGACACACTCAATACTTATATCTATCCAACCATCGTGCGTTGCGGTTCCGATTTACATGTAACTTATATAAAAGCAGGGGTTGGAGGACAGTATTTACATTCTGGAAACGGGGGTGCGACATGGGATCCACCGTTTACATTTCTTCCGGGCAACGCTGCGATAACCGCATTTTCCGCCTACACGGGCTGTGCGTTACATATTATTTGTGTCAATAATGCTAACCACCATGTGTACTATGTGCGCAACCCTATCGGAAACGCGGGGCACTGCCCGGCACCGTTAGGACTTTCAGCAAACACAAACAATGTTTCATGCAATGGAGGAAATAATGGTTCGGCTGCTGCTAATGTTTCCGGAGGAACAACTCCCTATACCTACCAATGGAGCAACGGACAAACAACACAAACTGCAACCGGATTAGTAAGCGGTAACTATACCATCACTGTTACCGATGCAAATACAAATACTATAACAGCAACTGTTTCCATCACGCAGCCGGCAGCGCTTGCTGTAAATGTTGCTGTTGTCAATGCATCGTCTTGCATTGCAAATGACGGTAGTTTAACTGCGAATGTTTCGGGCGGCACTTCTCCCTACAATTATTCATGGAGCAACGGAGGAACCACTGCGTCAATAACAGGACTTGCCCAAGGTACTTACACATTAACGATTACAGATGCAAACAACTGCACAGATATTTCTGTTTATACGGTGAGCTGCCCAAATGCCGTCACTGATTTATCTCCGCAAGATGTATTTACTGTTTATCCAAATCCAAGCAATGGCGATTTAAGATTAACGATTAATGAGGTAAGATTTATAAATGCCGATATGGAAATTTATAATGTATTCGGAGAGAAAATGTATTCGGAAAAAATCAGTAATCATAAATCAGTAATCATTAATCTGA includes:
- a CDS encoding T9SS type A sorting domain-containing protein, translating into MKAKLLTAIIFPIAVPVLTFAQWSAPLDISPSAVSAGLNESMGSCIGTSGDTVHVVWTDKLSSTKAVLYYIRSSDTGLTWNNPIAITNPGGNAWNPAIAVNGSSVHVVWREINPVGGHRASWYKHSLDGGNTWGPNIFLDSTADWPAISVSGNKVYVVNDSMTAASPYNTEIFLLRSLDNGVTWSAKQQLTFSVGRSEDEAIHAESSHIHMSWNDNRNGYMELFYKESADYGVTWGPDVSLIPGYVYGPAVYSNGANVDGICSKTPNNFHPQIHLIQSSDTGVTWGADINLTNDTLNTYIYPTIVRCGSDLHVTYIKAGVGGQYLHSGNGGATWDPPFTFLPGNAAITAFSAYTGCALHIICVNNANHHVYYVRNPIGNAGHCPAPLGLSANTNNVSCNGGNNGSAAANVSGGTTPYTYQWSNGQTTQTATGLVSGNYTITVTDANTNTITATVSITQPAALAVNVAVVNASSCIANDGSLTANVSGGTSPYNYSWSNGGTTASITGLAQGTYTLTITDANNCTDISVYTVSCPNAVTDLSPQDVFTVYPNPSNGDLRLTINEVRFINADMEIYNVFGEKMYSEKISNHKSVIINLNLATGIYFLNIKTEKESFTQKISIQK